Proteins encoded by one window of Blautia luti:
- a CDS encoding cold-shock protein: MSETLQGTVKWFSAQKGYGFITGEDGIDYFAHFSEIQMDGYRKLSGGQPVLFEAGTDANGRSLAKNISPADPNAE; encoded by the coding sequence ATGTCAGAAACACTACAGGGAACCGTGAAATGGTTCAGCGCACAGAAAGGATACGGTTTTATCACCGGTGAAGACGGGATTGATTATTTCGCCCACTTTTCGGAGATCCAGATGGATGGATACCGGAAATTAAGCGGTGGCCAGCCGGTCCTTTTTGAAGCAGGGACGGATGCCAACGGGCGAAGCCTTGCCAAAAATATTTCCCCGGCGGATCCAAACGCTGAGTAA
- a CDS encoding zinc-finger-containing protein, producing MAKKKKKQMRETLYCPYCKRPGVLRPAAYVYGDNNLDPEKYLYVCSGYPSCDSYIGAHKKSMRPMGTMADSNLRNKRIEAHRALDAIWKNGYMTKHSTYIWLQNRLNLREKDTHIGKFSYYLCEQTIRECTDYIKSREEKKKSPDKISVA from the coding sequence ATGGCAAAAAAGAAGAAAAAACAGATGCGGGAAACCTTGTACTGTCCATATTGCAAAAGACCCGGGGTACTTAGGCCTGCAGCTTATGTCTATGGGGATAACAACCTGGATCCGGAGAAATACCTGTATGTATGCAGCGGCTATCCTTCCTGTGATTCATACATTGGGGCACACAAAAAAAGTATGCGTCCCATGGGAACCATGGCTGACAGCAATCTGCGTAATAAGCGGATCGAAGCACACAGAGCTTTGGATGCAATCTGGAAAAATGGTTATATGACCAAACACAGCACATATATCTGGCTTCAGAACCGTTTGAATCTCCGGGAAAAGGACACACATATCGGGAAATTTTCTTATTACCTGTGTGAACAGACCATCCGGGAATGTACAGACTATATAAAAAGCCGAGAGGAGAAAAAGAAATCCCCGGATAAAATAAGCGTGGCATGA
- a CDS encoding S1 RNA-binding domain-containing protein has protein sequence MEDTKKTVLAGNGEKDVPRAVYDGVLTIDVDAQVESMEEQEEARWHQLLNAHRTRKILTGQLGGIEKLESGWMVAVTYFNGFRIIIPMNEMMINLQGDGRENADTLNRQVRIANNMLGCDIDFIIKDLDNKSRSVVASRKDAMLKKRQTFYIGEDTEKPMLYEGRIVEARVIAVAPKAVRLEVFGVEVSVRARDMAWEWMVDAGEKFQVGDLVLVMVNKVEASSVDQIIIEVDAKSPTANINKDNLRKCHKQGKYTGIITEVYKGTYFIRLDIGVNAVAHSCNMSALPGKKDKIGFVVTRINDNYEVAEGIITRLIKRAS, from the coding sequence ATGGAGGATACCAAAAAAACAGTTTTGGCGGGAAATGGGGAAAAAGATGTTCCGCGTGCGGTCTACGATGGTGTTTTGACAATTGATGTAGACGCACAGGTTGAAAGCATGGAGGAACAGGAAGAAGCCAGATGGCATCAGCTTTTGAATGCACATCGTACCAGAAAGATCCTGACGGGCCAGCTCGGGGGCATTGAAAAACTGGAGAGCGGGTGGATGGTCGCTGTTACATACTTTAATGGTTTCCGGATCATTATCCCAATGAATGAAATGATGATCAACCTTCAGGGCGACGGGCGTGAAAATGCGGATACCTTAAACCGTCAGGTCCGTATCGCAAACAATATGCTCGGCTGTGACATTGATTTCATCATCAAAGATCTGGATAACAAGAGCCGGAGCGTTGTAGCATCCAGAAAAGATGCAATGCTTAAAAAGAGACAGACTTTTTATATCGGAGAAGATACAGAAAAACCAATGCTCTATGAAGGCAGAATCGTAGAAGCAAGGGTGATCGCAGTAGCTCCCAAAGCAGTCCGCCTGGAAGTCTTTGGTGTAGAAGTATCTGTCCGGGCCAGAGACATGGCCTGGGAGTGGATGGTAGATGCCGGAGAAAAATTCCAGGTAGGTGATCTGGTGCTGGTCATGGTCAATAAGGTGGAAGCAAGCTCTGTTGACCAGATCATTATAGAAGTGGATGCAAAGAGTCCGACAGCCAATATCAATAAAGATAACCTCCGGAAATGCCATAAACAGGGAAAATATACAGGGATTATTACGGAAGTCTATAAGGGAACCTATTTTATCCGCCTTGATATCGGAGTCAATGCCGTGGCACATTCCTGCAATATGTCCGCACTTCCGGGAAAGAAAGATAAGATTGGATTTGTGGTGACCCGCATCAACGACAACTATGAAGTGGCAGAAGGCATTATCACAAGGCTTATCAAAAGAGCTTCCTGA
- a CDS encoding type II toxin-antitoxin system YafQ family toxin: MKETKYTVKYTTSFKKDYKRAIKRGLKIELLEEVVAMLAMGEPLPDKNRDHDLSGDWAGHRECHILPDWLLVYRIEDDVLVLTLARTGTHSDLFGK, translated from the coding sequence ATGAAAGAAACCAAATATACCGTCAAGTACACGACCAGTTTCAAAAAAGACTACAAACGAGCCATCAAGCGTGGCTTGAAGATCGAGCTGCTGGAGGAAGTCGTAGCAATGCTGGCAATGGGCGAACCACTGCCAGATAAGAACCGCGACCATGACCTGTCCGGCGATTGGGCAGGTCATCGGGAATGTCATATTCTCCCGGACTGGCTACTTGTCTACCGCATAGAAGATGATGTTCTGGTGCTGACGCTGGCCCGCACCGGTACACACAGCGACTTGTTCGGCAAATAA
- a CDS encoding type II toxin-antitoxin system RelB/DinJ family antitoxin gives MARNTTNISIRMDADLKAQADALFTELGMNLTTAFNIFVRQSLREGGIPFEVRLEQPNKETVAAMLEAERIAKDPSVKGFNDLDELFADLKR, from the coding sequence ATGGCTAGAAATACCACAAACATCAGTATCCGCATGGACGCAGATTTGAAAGCGCAGGCGGACGCACTGTTTACTGAACTTGGCATGAACCTGACTACGGCGTTTAACATCTTTGTGCGTCAGTCGCTTCGTGAAGGCGGCATTCCCTTTGAAGTAAGGCTGGAACAGCCGAACAAAGAAACGGTTGCTGCCATGCTGGAAGCGGAAAGGATTGCAAAAGACCCGTCTGTAAAGGGCTTCAATGACCTTGACGAGTTGTTTGCTGACCTGAAAAGATGA
- a CDS encoding transposase: protein MTEYEAYQEHIRYTHDSKYYLHIPVTYEVEESNISDICNVVGIDRGINFVVATYDSKHKSGFVSGKAIKQKRANYSKLRKELQMRHTPSSRRRLKAIGQRENRWMQDINHQVSKALATGNPKHTLFVLEDLTGIRNAAERVKTKDRYVSVSWSFYDLEQKLIYKAKQNQSSVIKVDPRYTSQCCPACGHTEKSNGNKKIHLFTCKNCGYTSNDDRIGAMNLYRMGINYLTDSQVPNTVVTE, encoded by the coding sequence ATGACCGAATATGAAGCCTATCAAGAACATATCCGCTATACCCATGATAGTAAATATTATCTGCATATACCAGTTACCTATGAGGTTGAAGAAAGTAATATTTCTGATATTTGTAATGTTGTAGGTATTGACAGAGGTATCAACTTTGTTGTTGCAACTTATGACAGCAAACATAAGTCCGGATTTGTTAGTGGTAAAGCTATTAAACAGAAACGGGCTAATTATTCCAAGCTTCGTAAAGAACTTCAAATGCGACATACGCCATCCTCAAGACGAAGACTAAAAGCTATCGGTCAGCGAGAAAACCGTTGGATGCAGGATATTAACCATCAGGTATCGAAGGCACTCGCCACCGGTAATCCAAAGCATACTCTCTTTGTATTAGAAGATTTGACTGGTATTCGCAATGCTGCAGAGCGTGTCAAAACAAAAGACCGCTATGTTTCTGTATCATGGTCTTTTTATGACCTTGAGCAGAAGCTGATTTACAAAGCAAAGCAGAATCAATCTTCTGTAATAAAGGTGGATCCTCGTTATACCAGTCAATGCTGTCCTGCTTGTGGACATACTGAAAAGTCTAATGGTAATAAGAAAATACACTTGTTTACTTGCAAAAACTGCGGTTATACGTCTAATGATGACCGTATTGGAGCTATGAATCTGTATCGTATGGGAATAAACTATCTTACTGATAGCCAAGTACCTAATACAGTTGTAACAGAGTAA
- a CDS encoding ABC-2 transporter permease, producing the protein MSYEDYNQASDEKASWKKYQLAMPISNFTVVASKYVSVIYTVAISILGSIAFNSLSSIIFQNFDMLIWLFSIAAAIIIPLLWTGICLPLTYWFGFRSAQTMGLIVVIPMFYFVKYFEDGPGMAAMVNSVHSYVLITGIAAILIFGISLIISTIGYSRKN; encoded by the coding sequence TTGAGTTATGAGGACTATAACCAGGCAAGTGATGAAAAGGCAAGCTGGAAAAAATATCAATTAGCTATGCCGATAAGCAATTTTACTGTTGTTGCAAGTAAATATGTTTCCGTAATATATACTGTTGCAATCAGCATTTTGGGAAGCATTGCGTTCAATAGTTTATCCAGCATAATTTTTCAAAACTTCGATATGCTTATCTGGTTATTTTCGATTGCAGCAGCAATTATTATCCCATTATTATGGACAGGAATTTGCTTGCCATTAACTTATTGGTTTGGTTTTCGTTCTGCGCAAACTATGGGATTGATTGTGGTAATTCCAATGTTTTACTTTGTAAAATATTTTGAAGATGGGCCGGGAATGGCTGCTATGGTAAATTCTGTTCATTCATATGTGCTAATAACAGGGATAGCGGCAATTTTGATCTTTGGAATTTCCCTCATAATAAGCACCATTGGATATAGTCGCAAGAATTAA
- a CDS encoding ABC transporter permease translates to MTWPFENDTSAIVKKLAGRSMQADKRNKAFLLLTIAISVCMVFSILLISTGTQEKFKNTQRNKAQIGILGVTDEQTAQLHQNENITWVGEYSALGVFYVENKTITVAYGNEDYFLHQEEKTFQGSVPQKADEIMLPQNYLDFLGKSYQTGDTISIDLTGTGQKAEYTLSGVLNNTKESNGYFIYVSKELAQDLAKDSFQVTAYTRLNTDAISSTAILDFAGKAIQNTGIVEEQVMLTEYAAVMSGVITSGIPIPVPLLAALTAILAATIVYGVFYTKIVKNVQMFGQLRTVGMTKRQIKRMASKEGRLYALAGIPLGLVIGVLIGFIGCPDGFRLKTTVIYAVLIAAVAFVTVNIAIFKPVRVAMNTSPVEGAKYLAYAGKAKSSSKLHRKLTPFNLAKINIQRNKQKAVLTLLMLGVSGALLLVTSTVAGSIDPAKQASFKYYPAGNIIIQIRNTVGSSFDNEAEPYGSAKLQLEENPLEDQALMQELEKVDGIEKITTFDSVYMTATFSGESGSITSISDFFPTLNREQTEEKQAVLSSGTADYNDMVEKNGILVAEDIAQVGDTLKIEGRAFDGRTFDVEAVVVGTYNRSDLMEDSPVVPGSPYFIMTYDTAKKLTGITEQTGILAVKNSEGRFDEVLTAVQKIADKNEKIEVNTIEQTIKNIQYRYSASINALYMTSAILFVFGSISLMNMLMVDFQNRKREFGLLEAVGTTRQQLKAMLDREIGIYLGGSLAISLICGSIFSIIVCRRLDAINHCITLKLPWFFLLALTGILFVIYFVFSMYSQMELKKASILSAIKSE, encoded by the coding sequence ATGACATGGCCTTTTGAGAATGATACAAGTGCCATTGTAAAAAAATTGGCAGGTAGGAGTATGCAAGCGGATAAGAGAAACAAGGCATTTCTGCTTTTGACAATCGCCATCTCTGTCTGTATGGTTTTTTCGATTCTCCTAATATCAACAGGTACACAAGAGAAATTCAAGAACACACAGAGGAATAAAGCGCAGATTGGCATTTTGGGAGTTACGGACGAACAAACGGCTCAGCTGCATCAAAACGAAAATATTACATGGGTTGGCGAATATTCCGCTCTAGGTGTGTTTTATGTTGAAAATAAAACAATCACTGTTGCTTATGGAAATGAAGATTATTTTTTACATCAGGAAGAAAAAACTTTTCAGGGAAGTGTGCCGCAGAAAGCGGATGAGATTATGCTCCCCCAGAACTACCTTGATTTTTTAGGAAAATCCTATCAGACTGGCGATACAATTTCTATTGACCTGACTGGAACAGGACAGAAAGCAGAATATACACTTTCAGGTGTTTTGAATAATACGAAAGAAAGCAACGGATATTTTATTTATGTTAGTAAAGAGCTTGCCCAAGATTTGGCAAAAGATTCTTTTCAGGTTACAGCATATACGCGGTTGAACACAGACGCCATAAGTTCCACGGCTATTCTTGATTTTGCCGGCAAAGCAATACAAAATACAGGCATTGTCGAGGAACAGGTAATGCTTACAGAATATGCTGCTGTTATGTCGGGTGTGATAACATCGGGTATTCCGATTCCAGTACCACTACTGGCGGCGTTGACGGCTATTTTGGCGGCAACGATTGTCTATGGTGTTTTTTACACAAAGATTGTAAAAAATGTTCAGATGTTTGGGCAACTGCGGACAGTTGGCATGACAAAAAGACAGATTAAACGGATGGCAAGTAAAGAGGGACGTTTATATGCCTTAGCTGGTATTCCTTTGGGGCTTGTCATTGGTGTACTGATTGGATTTATTGGCTGTCCTGATGGATTCCGGCTAAAAACAACAGTTATTTATGCTGTACTGATTGCTGCAGTAGCCTTTGTAACAGTGAATATTGCCATTTTTAAGCCTGTCCGAGTAGCAATGAATACTTCCCCGGTAGAGGGTGCTAAATACCTTGCGTATGCTGGAAAGGCAAAAAGCAGCTCAAAACTGCATCGGAAACTTACGCCGTTTAATCTGGCGAAAATAAATATACAAAGAAACAAACAAAAAGCAGTTCTGACGCTTTTAATGCTTGGAGTAAGCGGGGCTCTTTTACTGGTTACTTCTACGGTTGCTGGTTCTATTGATCCGGCAAAACAGGCAAGTTTCAAATATTATCCTGCCGGTAACATTATTATACAAATAAGAAATACAGTGGGCAGCTCTTTCGATAACGAAGCGGAGCCATACGGAAGCGCAAAATTGCAACTGGAAGAAAATCCACTTGAAGATCAGGCATTGATGCAGGAATTAGAAAAGGTAGATGGGATAGAAAAGATTACCACATTTGACAGCGTTTATATGACAGCTACTTTTTCGGGCGAAAGTGGTTCTATCACGAGCATTTCAGACTTCTTTCCAACCTTAAATCGGGAACAGACAGAAGAAAAGCAGGCGGTGTTATCCTCTGGAACAGCAGATTACAACGATATGGTTGAGAAAAATGGAATATTGGTTGCAGAAGATATAGCACAAGTTGGCGATACTTTGAAGATTGAGGGCAGAGCTTTTGATGGTAGAACCTTTGATGTGGAAGCCGTTGTTGTAGGCACATACAATAGGTCTGATTTAATGGAGGATAGCCCGGTTGTTCCCGGAAGCCCCTACTTCATTATGACTTATGACACAGCAAAGAAACTGACAGGGATAACGGAACAGACGGGGATTCTGGCGGTTAAAAATTCAGAGGGACGTTTTGATGAAGTTTTGACCGCAGTTCAGAAGATTGCGGATAAAAATGAAAAAATAGAAGTAAATACGATTGAACAAACGATTAAAAATATTCAGTATCGATACAGTGCATCTATAAATGCTCTATATATGACTTCTGCTATTCTGTTCGTCTTTGGAAGTATCAGCCTTATGAATATGCTTATGGTTGATTTTCAGAATAGAAAGCGTGAATTCGGTTTGCTTGAAGCTGTTGGAACAACACGGCAACAGTTGAAAGCAATGCTGGATAGGGAGATAGGAATTTACCTCGGAGGTTCATTGGCAATATCTCTTATATGCGGAAGTATTTTTAGCATAATTGTATGCAGACGGTTAGATGCCATCAATCATTGTATTACATTGAAATTACCATGGTTTTTCCTATTGGCGCTGACTGGTATATTATTTGTGATATATTTTGTTTTTTCGATGTATTCCCAAATGGAATTGAAAAAAGCGAGCATTTTATCAGCAATAAAAAGCGAGTAG
- a CDS encoding ABC transporter ATP-binding protein → MSVLQTIDLKKYYGTKPNITRALDGVNFSVEDGEFVAVVGTSGSGKSTLLHMMGGLDTPTSGNVIVRDKELSKMNDEQLTIFRRRNIGFIFQNYNLVPILNVYENIVLPVELDGDTVDKKFLNEIVHLLGLEDKLKNMPNNLSGGQQQRVAIARALITKPAIVLADEPTGNLDSKTSAEVLGLIKRTSAEFRQTVVMITHNNDIARLADRIIRIEDGKIVE, encoded by the coding sequence ATGAGCGTTTTACAGACTATTGACCTGAAAAAGTATTATGGCACAAAGCCGAACATTACCCGTGCCCTTGACGGTGTGAACTTCTCCGTGGAGGACGGCGAGTTTGTGGCTGTTGTGGGAACATCTGGCAGCGGCAAATCCACCTTACTTCACATGATGGGAGGGCTGGACACACCTACTTCCGGCAATGTGATTGTCCGGGACAAAGAACTGTCAAAAATGAACGATGAACAGCTTACCATCTTCCGCCGCCGTAACATCGGCTTTATCTTCCAGAACTATAACCTTGTTCCGATCCTGAATGTGTATGAGAACATCGTCCTGCCGGTGGAACTGGACGGGGACACGGTAGATAAAAAGTTTTTGAATGAGATTGTTCATCTGCTGGGGCTGGAAGATAAACTGAAAAATATGCCAAATAATCTATCCGGCGGTCAGCAACAGCGAGTAGCGATTGCTCGTGCCTTGATTACCAAACCGGCTATCGTGTTGGCCGACGAACCGACGGGCAACCTTGACAGCAAGACCAGTGCAGAGGTGCTGGGGCTAATCAAGCGCACCAGTGCAGAGTTCCGACAAACCGTAGTGATGATTACACACAACAACGACATTGCCCGCCTTGCAGATCGGATTATCCGCATTGAGGACGGCAAGATTGTGGAATAA
- a CDS encoding ABC transporter permease, with product MTWPFENDTSAITKKLAKKSLQSEKRRNLMVVIAVALAAFLICFTGIVSTSLTQMQRNQVVDTYEAVWLGVEENDIETLKGLPEFERVGGYYMLGEELSEQGYHASYVYCDAQMMEIAKAQMELLEGRVPEKANEVVVSEYFLSTYGNNAKIGDTVTLDTESFHGDYVVTGITDSVNEKEANTCAIILSNAALTEWNGFDPAGYRAYVHFKNSDQLGEELMTSYCREIAEEYQLPMPKMNSKYFAYASKSFDFALMAGVIALVLIGGYIVIQSIFRISINDKIQSYGQLRTIGATPKQIKRIVKREGRKLGSIGIVIGTVLGICGGFLLFSKGFNAVSYVATVILTLISSWIMVSVSIRKPVKIAAGISPIEAVRFTPAQKDIRSRKKNIKLNPVSMGIANFKRDRKKTVAIVASLSLGGIILLVVSSIVLLRSPEALARRFFPDGDYKIYLDSEMTEEKVMAAGNPLNEELKQEILSIDGVTDIISSRQSLYATLKTDIYQSGGMCDMLTDQNYATVEAALTAGTMPKDSRSIVIDYNVLKQNEDMGVGSTVDFYFGEGQPPVSVTVSGLFDSNKTPSGHGKLALDGVLFFAPEALFHELHPEIASFDYSWSIVNDPKKTDYVGAELKNIVASHSNIALDEINTVIEYEEMTNSFAFGSMEILSWLVFLFGVINLINTTLSNQIARKQENSILRSIGLTQKQLCEMNICEGLCYALFATLATLIVGLPASIFACRKMSIGAFAGNVVPYKFPVLEMGLFILVLFGMELILSVWTIRRQKKQSLIEQMRAME from the coding sequence ATGACATGGCCTTTTGAGAATGATACCAGCGCCATTACAAAGAAGCTGGCAAAGAAAAGTTTGCAAAGCGAGAAGCGCCGGAATCTGATGGTGGTGATTGCCGTTGCGCTGGCGGCATTTCTGATCTGCTTTACGGGAATTGTGTCTACCTCCCTGACACAAATGCAGCGCAATCAGGTTGTCGATACTTATGAGGCGGTCTGGCTGGGCGTAGAGGAAAACGACATTGAAACCCTGAAAGGACTGCCGGAGTTTGAGCGCGTAGGCGGCTACTATATGCTGGGTGAGGAGCTTTCAGAACAGGGCTATCATGCGTCCTATGTGTATTGCGACGCGCAAATGATGGAGATTGCCAAGGCGCAGATGGAGTTGTTAGAGGGCCGGGTTCCTGAAAAAGCAAATGAAGTTGTTGTAAGCGAATACTTTCTTTCCACCTATGGAAACAATGCCAAGATCGGGGACACTGTGACCTTAGATACAGAGAGTTTTCATGGTGATTATGTCGTTACCGGCATTACGGACAGCGTAAATGAAAAAGAAGCGAATACCTGCGCTATCATTCTTTCCAACGCTGCCCTGACAGAATGGAACGGGTTTGACCCGGCTGGCTATCGCGCCTATGTCCATTTCAAAAACAGCGACCAGTTGGGCGAAGAACTGATGACCTCTTATTGCAGGGAGATTGCGGAGGAATATCAGCTTCCTATGCCCAAAATGAACAGTAAGTATTTTGCCTATGCTTCTAAATCCTTTGATTTTGCACTGATGGCAGGTGTGATTGCCCTTGTTCTGATTGGCGGCTATATTGTGATCCAGAGTATCTTCCGTATCTCCATCAATGACAAAATCCAGAGCTACGGGCAGCTTCGGACGATTGGTGCAACGCCAAAGCAAATCAAGCGGATTGTAAAGCGGGAGGGACGCAAACTCGGCAGTATCGGGATTGTGATTGGTACAGTGTTGGGCATATGTGGCGGTTTTCTCCTGTTTTCTAAGGGTTTTAACGCTGTTTCCTATGTGGCAACGGTTATTTTGACACTCATAAGCAGTTGGATCATGGTATCTGTTTCCATCCGTAAGCCGGTAAAAATTGCGGCAGGGATTTCCCCGATTGAAGCCGTCCGTTTTACCCCGGCACAAAAGGACATCCGAAGCCGAAAAAAGAATATCAAGCTCAATCCTGTTTCAATGGGAATTGCGAATTTTAAGCGTGACCGAAAAAAGACCGTTGCTATTGTAGCCTCATTGAGTTTGGGCGGAATTATTCTGCTTGTGGTATCCTCCATTGTTTTGCTGCGTTCTCCAGAGGCGCTTGCAAGACGGTTTTTCCCGGACGGCGACTATAAAATTTATTTGGATTCTGAAATGACAGAAGAAAAGGTTATGGCAGCGGGAAATCCGTTGAATGAAGAATTAAAACAGGAAATCTTATCTATTGATGGTGTTACAGATATAATTTCAAGCAGACAATCTCTCTATGCAACCCTTAAGACGGACATTTACCAAAGCGGTGGTATGTGTGATATGCTGACCGACCAGAATTATGCAACAGTTGAAGCGGCTCTGACAGCAGGAACGATGCCAAAAGATTCCCGTAGTATTGTAATTGACTATAATGTGCTAAAGCAGAATGAGGATATGGGTGTTGGTTCAACAGTTGACTTTTATTTTGGAGAGGGGCAACCGCCTGTTTCCGTCACTGTATCAGGATTGTTTGATTCCAACAAGACGCCTTCCGGGCATGGAAAACTGGCCCTCGATGGAGTACTCTTTTTCGCACCAGAAGCATTGTTCCATGAACTGCACCCGGAAATCGCTTCTTTCGACTATTCATGGAGCATTGTAAACGATCCGAAAAAAACGGACTATGTGGGAGCTGAATTGAAAAATATTGTTGCCAGCCATAGTAATATTGCCTTAGATGAAATCAATACAGTGATTGAATATGAAGAAATGACAAATTCTTTTGCGTTTGGCAGTATGGAGATACTTTCATGGTTGGTATTTCTCTTTGGCGTTATCAACCTTATCAATACGACACTCTCTAACCAGATAGCCCGAAAGCAGGAAAACAGTATTCTGCGTTCTATCGGCCTAACACAAAAACAGCTATGTGAAATGAACATCTGTGAGGGGCTGTGCTATGCGCTCTTTGCAACATTGGCGACGCTGATCGTTGGGCTTCCGGCTTCCATCTTTGCTTGCAGAAAAATGAGTATAGGAGCTTTTGCCGGAAATGTAGTGCCTTACAAATTCCCGGTTTTGGAAATGGGACTGTTCATTCTGGTATTGTTCGGAATGGAACTGATCTTGTCTGTATGGACAATCCGCAGACAGAAAAAGCAATCCCTGATCGAACAAATGCGGGCGATGGAATAA
- a CDS encoding ABC transporter ATP-binding protein → MSVLQTIDLKKYYGTKPNITRALDGVNFSVEDGEFVAVVGTSGSGKSTLLHMMGGLDTPTSGNVIVRDKELSKMNDEQLTIFRRRNIGFIFQNYNLVPILNVYENIVLPVELDGDTVDKKFLNEIVHLLGLEDKLKNMPNNLSGGQQQRVAIARALITKPAIVLADEPTGNLDSKTSAEVLGLIKRTSAEFRQTVVMITHNNDIARLADRIIRIEDGKIVE, encoded by the coding sequence ATGAGCGTTTTACAGACTATTGACCTGAAAAAGTATTATGGCACAAAGCCGAACATTACCCGTGCCCTTGACGGTGTGAACTTCTCCGTGGAGGACGGCGAGTTTGTGGCTGTTGTGGGAACATCTGGCAGCGGCAAATCCACCTTACTTCACATGATGGGAGGGCTGGACACACCTACTTCCGGCAATGTGATTGTCCGGGACAAAGAACTGTCAAAAATGAACGATGAACAGCTTACCATCTTCCGCCGCCGTAACATCGGCTTTATCTTCCAGAACTATAACCTTGTTCCGATCCTGAATGTGTATGAGAACATCGTCCTGCCGGTGGAACTGGACGGGGACACGGTAGATAAAAAGTTTTTGAATGAGATTGTTCATCTGCTGGGGCTGGAAGATAAACTGAAAAATATGCCAAATAATCTATCCGGCGGTCAGCAACAGCGAGTAGCGATTGCTCGTGCCTTGATTACCAAACCGGCTATCGTGTTGGCCGACGAACCGACCGGCAACCTTGACAGCAAGACCAGTGCAGAGGTGCTGGGGCTAATCAAGCGCACCAGTGCAGAGTTCCGACAAACCGTAGTGATGATTACACACAACAACGACATTGCCCGCCTTGCAGATCGGATTATCCGCATTGAGGACGGCAAGATTGTGGAGTAA
- a CDS encoding sensor histidine kinase — protein MKFQNLSVKRLFSLVAIGLVLSMSGITIALFLVTKQTAVLLTGGALLLCALVGIIVLTQAFGKRLSQFTANLCQTLDHMIAGNEAPQRPEDSETQLARIGHRLARLYQIMQENRRRVDEERQELQNLVSDISHQVKTPVSNLKMATDTLLEKPMTEAERTDFIRGIRSQTDKLDFLFQALVKTSRLETGVIQLDKKPGRLFDTVAQAMSGIVYAAEKKEIAVSVDCPEDLTVSHDSKWTSEALFNLLDNAVKYTPAVGKIAVSVVLWEMYVEIKVTDTGKGISESNQAAIFRRFYREEEVHEQQGVGIGLYLAREIVTRQGGYIKVVSEPGKGSEFSIMLPTK, from the coding sequence ATGAAGTTTCAAAACCTATCGGTAAAGCGGCTGTTTAGCCTGGTGGCAATAGGACTTGTCCTTTCCATGTCCGGGATCACCATAGCCCTGTTTCTTGTGACAAAACAGACGGCGGTGCTGCTGACTGGCGGGGCGCTGCTACTGTGCGCCCTTGTGGGGATTATTGTACTGACGCAGGCGTTTGGAAAGCGGCTGTCGCAGTTTACCGCTAACCTGTGCCAGACTTTAGACCACATGATCGCCGGAAATGAAGCACCCCAGCGGCCAGAGGACAGCGAAACCCAGCTTGCCAGAATCGGACACCGGCTGGCAAGGCTTTACCAGATCATGCAGGAGAACCGCCGCCGGGTGGACGAGGAACGGCAGGAGTTACAGAACCTTGTATCGGATATTTCCCATCAGGTGAAAACGCCGGTAAGCAATCTGAAAATGGCGACGGACACCCTGCTGGAAAAGCCTATGACCGAGGCGGAGCGTACCGACTTTATCCGGGGAATCCGCAGCCAGACGGATAAGCTGGACTTTCTCTTTCAGGCCCTTGTGAAAACCTCACGGCTGGAAACGGGCGTGATCCAGTTGGATAAGAAACCGGGCCGCCTCTTTGATACCGTGGCGCAGGCCATGAGTGGGATCGTGTATGCAGCGGAGAAAAAGGAAATCGCCGTGTCTGTGGACTGCCCGGAGGATTTGACCGTTTCCCATGACAGCAAGTGGACATCCGAAGCTCTCTTTAACCTGCTGGACAATGCGGTGAAGTACACCCCGGCGGTAGGGAAAATCGCTGTGTCGGTGGTGCTGTGGGAAATGTATGTGGAGATCAAAGTGACCGACACCGGCAAGGGCATTTCCGAAAGCAATCAGGCTGCCATCTTCCGGCGCTTCTATCGTGAGGAAGAAGTACACGAACAGCAGGGCGTGGGCATTGGTCTGTATCTGGCCCGCGAGATCGTAACGCGACAGGGCGGCTATATCAAAGTGGTTTCGGAGCCGGGCAAGGGTTCGGAATTTTCCATTATGCTGCCTACAAAATAG